A region of Sphingobium baderi DNA encodes the following proteins:
- a CDS encoding alpha/beta fold hydrolase → MSIDDQQGTDYAIVAIPIAGFVQPSLFIDMMTSCATQTLFLPGAGGSASFWKPVADLAGLDGVFFGWPGLGDEPANPQVNGLDDLVDMVLDHVREPVNIVAQSMGGLIAIGLALARPMMVKRLVLVVTSGGVPVADLGGSDWRADYFAAYPGAASWIAHPTEDLSDRIPSIDAAALLIWGDNDPISPIAVGERLSALFPNAQLCVIPGADHDLAQTHAEIVANMIERHLSAAM, encoded by the coding sequence TTGTCGATCGACGACCAGCAAGGGACGGACTATGCGATCGTTGCAATCCCGATTGCAGGCTTTGTGCAGCCCAGCCTATTTATCGACATGATGACGAGTTGCGCTACACAGACCCTCTTCCTTCCCGGCGCTGGCGGGAGCGCTTCGTTCTGGAAGCCGGTTGCTGACCTTGCCGGGCTGGATGGCGTATTCTTCGGCTGGCCCGGTCTTGGTGACGAACCAGCAAATCCCCAAGTAAACGGGTTGGATGACCTCGTGGACATGGTGCTGGATCATGTCAGAGAGCCAGTCAACATCGTCGCACAATCGATGGGCGGCCTGATCGCAATCGGGCTCGCGCTCGCGAGGCCAATGATGGTCAAACGCCTTGTTCTTGTTGTCACCTCCGGTGGGGTGCCTGTCGCAGACCTTGGTGGCTCGGATTGGCGGGCGGACTATTTTGCCGCTTATCCCGGCGCTGCGTCATGGATCGCCCATCCCACAGAAGACTTATCGGACAGGATCCCGTCAATCGACGCCGCTGCGCTGCTAATCTGGGGCGATAACGATCCGATCAGCCCGATTGCAGTGGGAGAACGGCTATCCGCGCTTTTCCCAAACGCACAGTTGTGTGTCATCCCCGGCGCGGACCACGATCTTGCACAAACGCACGCTGAAATAGTCGCAAACATGATTGAACGACATCTGTCGGCGGCCATGTAA
- a CDS encoding TIGR02300 family protein has translation MVKAEWGTKRTCPKCATRFYDLGKDDPVTCINCGTAWEPEPVLKSKQPLPYEEAPKKVIETADGERETADDDLDLDLDVDDDGDSPDNDVDLGGDDDLGVEAAKDSGDDDN, from the coding sequence ATGGTCAAGGCTGAATGGGGTACGAAGCGTACTTGCCCGAAATGCGCCACGCGCTTCTATGACCTGGGCAAAGATGACCCGGTCACCTGCATCAACTGCGGCACCGCCTGGGAACCCGAGCCGGTGCTGAAGTCGAAGCAGCCGCTGCCTTACGAGGAGGCGCCCAAGAAAGTCATCGAAACCGCCGATGGTGAACGGGAGACGGCGGACGACGATCTGGACCTGGATCTGGACGTTGATGACGATGGCGATTCGCCGGATAATGACGTCGATCTGGGCGGCGATGATGACCTGGGCGTTGAAGCCGCCAAGGATAGTGGCGACGACGATAACTAG
- the aroA gene encoding 3-phosphoshikimate 1-carboxyvinyltransferase: protein MTASSDQPTPMTFTAAPPLAGVITVPGDKSISHRALMLSALAVGESRIEGLLEGEDVLATAAAMRAMGAAIQRDDDGIWHVHGVGVGGLLQPPTALDMGNSGTSTRLLMGLIASHAITVTFTGDASLSKRPMARVTDPLSRMGASFAASPGERLPLTMRGLCPAIPLDYRLPVASAQVKSAILLAGLNAPGVTRIVEPIPTRDHSERMLKGFGAELDVEIESDGTRIITLRGEVELQPLSIMVPGDPSSAAFPMVAALLVPGSRVTITNVGLNATRAGLIELLRAMGGDILIENPREVGGEPVGDLIVSASSLKGIEPDSALAPSMIDEYPVAFIAAALAEGRSVFRGLEELRVKESDRIATMAEGLRAIGVAVEELEDGIVIEGSGGKPLTGGGPIATRLDHRIAMSFAIAGLISANGVTIDDMRPVATSFPGFTALLRALGAPA, encoded by the coding sequence GTGACCGCTTCCTCCGATCAGCCCACCCCCATGACCTTCACCGCCGCGCCGCCGCTGGCGGGCGTCATCACCGTGCCGGGGGACAAGAGCATTTCCCATCGCGCCCTCATGCTGTCGGCCCTTGCTGTCGGTGAAAGCCGGATAGAGGGGCTGCTGGAGGGGGAAGACGTACTTGCCACGGCCGCCGCCATGCGCGCAATGGGTGCCGCCATCCAACGCGATGATGACGGCATATGGCACGTCCATGGCGTTGGCGTAGGCGGATTGCTCCAGCCGCCGACGGCTCTCGACATGGGCAATAGCGGCACGTCCACCCGTTTGCTCATGGGGCTGATCGCCAGCCATGCCATCACCGTGACTTTCACCGGGGACGCCTCGCTCAGCAAGCGCCCCATGGCGCGAGTCACCGATCCGCTTTCCCGCATGGGCGCCAGCTTCGCGGCGAGCCCCGGTGAACGCTTGCCCCTGACCATGCGTGGCCTGTGCCCCGCCATTCCGCTCGACTACCGCCTTCCCGTTGCATCAGCACAGGTGAAGTCGGCCATTTTGTTAGCGGGCCTCAATGCACCTGGCGTCACGCGCATCGTCGAGCCTATCCCGACTCGCGATCACAGCGAGCGGATGCTCAAGGGTTTCGGCGCGGAACTGGATGTCGAAATCGAAAGCGACGGAACGCGCATCATCACCCTGCGGGGAGAGGTGGAGCTTCAGCCCCTGTCAATCATGGTTCCCGGCGATCCATCCTCTGCCGCCTTCCCGATGGTGGCGGCACTGCTGGTTCCCGGCTCCCGCGTCACAATCACGAATGTGGGGCTCAATGCGACTCGTGCGGGATTGATTGAACTACTCCGCGCCATGGGCGGCGACATCCTGATCGAAAATCCTCGCGAAGTCGGCGGGGAGCCTGTCGGCGACCTGATCGTCAGCGCTTCCAGCCTCAAGGGTATCGAGCCAGATTCGGCCCTCGCCCCCTCCATGATCGACGAATATCCGGTGGCGTTCATTGCCGCGGCGCTGGCAGAGGGACGCAGCGTTTTTCGGGGTCTTGAAGAATTGCGCGTCAAGGAATCGGATCGCATCGCCACCATGGCCGAGGGCCTGCGCGCCATCGGCGTCGCGGTGGAGGAGCTGGAGGATGGCATCGTCATCGAAGGGAGCGGGGGCAAACCACTGACAGGCGGTGGGCCAATCGCTACCCGGCTGGACCACCGCATCGCCATGAGCTTCGCCATAGCCGGCCTCATTTCGGCCAACGGTGTCACTATCGACGATATGCGGCCGGTGGCGACGAGCTTTCCCGGCTTCACCGCCCTGCTGCGCGCATTGGGAGCGCCTGCATGA
- a CDS encoding (d)CMP kinase, producing the protein MTIIAVDGPAASGKGTIARALACHYGLPCLDTGLLYRAVGLSVLKASGDPDEEADALAACDFDDALLDDPALRSEAVGSLASRVSVHPSVRQALIKRQRDFALQPGGAILDGRDIGTVIAPGADAKIFVTASVHVRAQRRYNDAQARGGHPDMDSLIADIQARDTRDMSRDHAPLRMAEGADLLDTSDLTIEAAIQQAIALVDAQLEGRRKV; encoded by the coding sequence ATGACCATTATCGCTGTCGATGGCCCTGCCGCTTCGGGCAAAGGCACGATCGCCAGAGCGCTGGCCTGTCATTATGGCCTGCCCTGCCTCGATACCGGGCTTCTTTACCGGGCGGTCGGACTTTCCGTATTGAAGGCAAGCGGCGATCCCGACGAAGAAGCTGACGCGCTGGCGGCCTGCGACTTCGACGACGCCCTGCTCGACGATCCTGCGCTGCGGAGCGAAGCCGTTGGCTCCCTCGCCTCCCGCGTTTCCGTTCACCCAAGCGTCCGGCAGGCACTGATCAAGCGTCAACGCGATTTCGCCTTGCAACCGGGGGGCGCCATCCTCGACGGACGGGACATCGGTACCGTCATCGCACCTGGCGCCGACGCCAAGATCTTTGTGACCGCCAGCGTCCATGTGCGCGCCCAGCGCCGCTACAATGACGCACAGGCACGGGGCGGTCATCCCGACATGGACAGCCTGATAGCCGATATCCAGGCACGCGACACGCGAGACATGAGCCGCGATCATGCGCCGCTCCGCATGGCGGAGGGAGCGGACTTGCTAGATACCAGCGATTTGACTATAGAAGCCGCCATCCAACAGGCGATCGCGCTTGTGGATGCCCAGCTTGAAGGTCGCCGAAAGGTCTGA
- the rpsA gene encoding 30S ribosomal protein S1, whose translation MASVAFPSRDDFAALLNDSLGGEDGGFEGRVVKGTVTGIENDLAVIDVGLKSEGRVPLREFAAPGQKADLKVGDEVEVYVDRVENAHGEAMLSRDRARREAAWDKLEAEFTESARVEGVIFGRVKGGFTVDLDGAVAFLPGSQVDIRPVRDVTPLMDIPQPFQILKMDRRRGNIVVSRRAILEETRAEQRSGLIQTLAEGQIIEGVVKNITDYGAFVDLGGIDGLLHVTDLSYKRINHPSEMINIGDTVRVQIIRINRDTQRISLGMKQLESDPWEGAAAKYPVGAKLSGRVTNITEYGAFVELEPGIEGLVHVSEMSWTKKNVHPGKIVSTSQEVEVIVLEVDPEKRRISLGLKQAQSNPWDSFADKHPVGSTVEGEVKNATEFGLFIGLDGDVDGMVHMSDIAWGISGEDALALHRKGEMVQAVVLDIDVEKERISLGMKQLERGGPAAGGTSAAAAGLSKNQTVTVTVLEVRDGGLEVQAGEDGATGFIKRSDLGRDRDEQRSERFQIGQKFDAMVTGFDRAKKPTFSVKALQIAEEKQAVAQYGSSDSGASLGDILGEALKAKSEG comes from the coding sequence ATGGCCTCTGTGGCATTCCCCTCGCGCGACGATTTCGCCGCGCTTCTCAATGATTCTCTCGGTGGTGAGGATGGCGGCTTTGAAGGCCGTGTCGTCAAGGGCACCGTTACCGGCATCGAAAACGACCTCGCTGTCATCGACGTAGGCCTCAAGAGCGAAGGCCGCGTGCCGCTGCGCGAATTTGCCGCGCCGGGCCAGAAGGCTGACCTGAAGGTTGGCGACGAAGTCGAAGTCTATGTTGACCGCGTCGAAAACGCCCATGGCGAAGCGATGCTGTCGCGTGACCGCGCCCGCCGCGAAGCCGCCTGGGACAAGCTCGAAGCAGAATTCACCGAAAGCGCCCGCGTCGAAGGCGTCATCTTCGGCCGCGTCAAGGGTGGCTTCACCGTCGATCTCGACGGCGCCGTGGCGTTTCTGCCCGGCTCACAGGTCGACATTCGTCCGGTTCGCGACGTTACCCCGCTGATGGACATTCCGCAGCCCTTCCAGATCCTGAAGATGGATCGCCGCCGCGGCAACATCGTCGTGTCGCGCCGCGCCATCCTGGAAGAAACCCGCGCCGAACAGCGCAGCGGTCTCATTCAGACGCTGGCGGAAGGCCAGATCATCGAGGGCGTGGTCAAGAACATCACCGATTACGGTGCGTTCGTCGATCTGGGCGGTATTGACGGCCTGCTGCACGTCACCGACCTCAGCTACAAGCGGATCAATCATCCGAGCGAAATGATCAACATCGGCGACACCGTCCGCGTCCAGATCATCCGCATCAACCGCGATACGCAGCGCATCAGCCTGGGCATGAAGCAGCTCGAAAGCGATCCGTGGGAAGGCGCCGCTGCCAAGTACCCGGTCGGTGCGAAGCTGTCGGGCCGCGTCACCAACATCACCGAATATGGTGCGTTCGTGGAGCTGGAACCGGGCATCGAAGGTCTGGTCCACGTCTCCGAAATGTCCTGGACCAAGAAGAACGTCCACCCCGGCAAGATCGTTTCGACCAGCCAGGAAGTGGAAGTCATCGTCCTCGAAGTCGATCCGGAAAAGCGCCGCATCTCGCTCGGCCTCAAGCAGGCTCAGTCGAACCCGTGGGACAGCTTCGCCGACAAGCACCCGGTTGGCTCGACCGTCGAAGGCGAAGTCAAGAACGCAACCGAGTTCGGCTTGTTCATCGGCCTCGACGGCGATGTGGACGGCATGGTCCACATGTCCGACATCGCGTGGGGCATTTCGGGCGAAGACGCGCTGGCGCTGCACCGCAAGGGTGAGATGGTTCAGGCCGTGGTCCTCGACATCGATGTCGAAAAGGAACGCATCAGCCTGGGCATGAAGCAGCTTGAGCGTGGTGGTCCGGCCGCTGGCGGCACTTCGGCAGCTGCAGCAGGCCTGTCGAAGAACCAGACCGTTACCGTGACTGTGCTTGAAGTGCGCGATGGCGGCCTGGAAGTCCAGGCTGGCGAAGATGGCGCCACTGGCTTCATCAAGCGCAGCGACCTGGGTCGCGATCGCGACGAGCAGCGTTCGGAACGCTTCCAGATCGGTCAGAAGTTCGACGCGATGGTAACCGGCTTCGACCGGGCCAAGAAGCCGACCTTCTCCGTCAAGGCGCTTCAGATCGCCGAAGAAAAGCAGGCCGTCGCACAATATGGCTCGTCGGACAGCGGCGCATCGCTGGGCGATATCCTTGGCGAAGCGCTCAAGGCGAAAAGCGAAGGCTGA
- a CDS encoding integration host factor subunit beta, whose amino-acid sequence MIRSELIQKLTDENPELGLQEVERIVDLFFKEIVDRLSTGGRVELRGFGAFTTRAREARTGRNPRTGEKVPVSAKRVPYFKPGKEMRERLNKAHV is encoded by the coding sequence ATGATCCGCTCTGAACTGATCCAGAAGTTGACAGACGAAAATCCGGAGCTCGGCCTTCAGGAGGTGGAGAGGATTGTCGATCTCTTTTTCAAGGAGATTGTCGATCGCCTGTCGACCGGCGGAAGGGTGGAATTGCGCGGCTTCGGCGCGTTCACGACACGAGCGCGAGAAGCACGAACGGGCCGGAATCCCCGCACGGGTGAAAAGGTTCCCGTTTCTGCCAAGCGGGTGCCCTATTTCAAACCGGGCAAGGAAATGCGGGAACGTCTTAACAAGGCGCATGTCTGA
- a CDS encoding universal stress protein — MKSVLLHIHDDQGAESRLQAACDLARGCKAHIQCVQVRSAPDLVAADMYGGGAFAPVITEELREIDDRLRVQVEDRLRREGVSWDWRQVDGETVGALLRAAKLSDIIVATLPEGPRKDFKDPLPIVSDLALGGRTPVLAMPQSAKCFKMPGRALVAWDGSHEAASAIKAAIPLLQRTQDVHVVTVEETDKRAFPSTEVPEYLSRHAIPAQMHSWSRDGEAVETALLGAISALAADWVVMGAFGHSRLRELVFGGVTRRMLRDARIPLLLAH; from the coding sequence ATGAAATCGGTTCTGCTGCATATCCACGACGATCAGGGAGCGGAAAGCCGTCTTCAGGCGGCTTGTGATCTCGCCCGCGGCTGTAAGGCGCATATTCAATGCGTACAGGTTCGATCGGCGCCGGATCTTGTGGCGGCTGATATGTATGGCGGCGGCGCTTTTGCTCCCGTCATTACCGAAGAATTGCGGGAGATCGATGACAGGCTACGCGTGCAGGTGGAAGATCGGTTAAGGCGGGAAGGGGTGAGTTGGGACTGGAGGCAGGTCGATGGTGAAACCGTCGGCGCGCTGTTGCGGGCGGCAAAGCTGTCCGACATCATCGTTGCGACCTTGCCGGAAGGGCCGCGCAAGGATTTCAAGGATCCCCTGCCGATCGTTTCCGACCTCGCGCTGGGTGGCCGCACGCCAGTTCTGGCTATGCCGCAATCGGCGAAATGCTTTAAGATGCCGGGACGCGCCCTTGTGGCATGGGATGGATCGCATGAGGCCGCGTCAGCCATCAAGGCCGCGATTCCCCTATTGCAGCGGACACAGGATGTTCATGTGGTGACGGTGGAAGAAACCGATAAACGGGCATTTCCATCGACGGAGGTGCCGGAATATCTTTCCCGTCACGCCATCCCCGCGCAGATGCACAGTTGGTCGCGTGATGGAGAAGCGGTGGAGACGGCTCTGCTGGGCGCCATCAGCGCATTGGCGGCGGACTGGGTAGTCATGGGGGCCTTTGGTCACAGCCGCCTGCGTGAACTGGTTTTCGGCGGGGTTACGCGCCGCATGCTTCGGGATGCGCGGATACCCTTACTACTCGCTCATTGA
- a CDS encoding methylated-DNA--[protein]-cysteine S-methyltransferase, protein MLVHKVIASPVGQLKLVASDRGLRAVLWEEDNPARVPLDASRESGSHPFLAQAEIQLGQYFAGERHDFQLPLDFAGTVFQQIVWRALLDIRYGETCSYENLAHRIGKPTAHRAVGAANGRNPISIIVPCHRVLGKNGALTGFAGGLGAKTYLLNLERRCSDAE, encoded by the coding sequence ATGTTGGTACATAAGGTCATTGCGTCTCCGGTTGGACAGCTCAAGCTGGTGGCGAGCGACCGGGGCCTGAGAGCGGTTCTGTGGGAAGAGGACAATCCGGCGCGCGTACCTCTGGATGCATCGCGCGAATCCGGCAGCCATCCCTTTCTGGCGCAGGCGGAAATTCAGCTTGGCCAGTATTTCGCGGGCGAGCGACACGATTTTCAACTGCCGCTCGATTTTGCGGGGACGGTCTTTCAACAGATTGTGTGGCGCGCTTTGCTCGATATTCGCTACGGCGAGACATGCAGCTATGAGAATCTCGCCCATAGGATTGGCAAGCCGACCGCTCATCGGGCGGTGGGCGCGGCAAATGGTCGCAATCCGATTTCCATCATCGTGCCTTGTCACCGCGTGTTGGGCAAGAACGGCGCCTTGACCGGTTTTGCCGGCGGGCTTGGCGCAAAGACTTATTTGCTGAATCTGGAGCGTCGTTGCAGCGACGCAGAATAG
- a CDS encoding efflux transporter outer membrane subunit — MNGLKRKAFLAMGLAVTLSACDMAPKYVRPELPVPVASPEGAAYADAGAQEAIVPADTAWKDFFVDPRLTRVIGTTLANNRDLRVALANVEQARAQFKVRRADILPTVGLNGSATYQDTPFAQQGGAGAANSGRTDIYSASVGVSAWEIDLFGRVRNLTKAAQEQYFASIENRNAAQTALIAEVASTWMTMATDQERLRIARDLESAFGKTLELTKSRFAKGIASELEVRQAQTSYDQARSDIAQATTLVAQDQNALNLLAGTTIGAEDLPEAMPQGDVVLGNLPDNLPSSLLLKRPDIAAAEHQLRGANANIGAARAAFFPNISLTAAFGTMSLGLSNLFKSGSDYWSVAPSASVPIFDFGRNQGNLRYARATYDAMLATYEKSVQTGFREVADALARRGTMTDQLAAQTSLRDSARVAYTLSEARFRAGIDSFLTTLDSQRALYAAEQSLLATRLARTANMIELYRAMGGGLK; from the coding sequence ATGAACGGTCTCAAGCGAAAAGCGTTCTTGGCGATGGGCTTGGCGGTGACACTGTCGGCTTGCGACATGGCGCCTAAATATGTGCGTCCCGAACTGCCGGTCCCCGTCGCCAGCCCGGAGGGCGCGGCCTATGCTGACGCGGGCGCGCAAGAAGCAATTGTTCCGGCCGACACGGCCTGGAAGGATTTCTTCGTCGATCCGCGCCTGACCCGTGTCATCGGCACGACACTGGCGAACAACCGCGATCTTCGCGTCGCGCTCGCCAATGTGGAGCAGGCCCGCGCGCAGTTCAAAGTGCGGCGCGCCGATATCCTGCCGACCGTGGGTCTTAATGGCAGCGCGACCTATCAGGACACGCCTTTCGCTCAGCAGGGGGGGGCAGGCGCGGCCAATTCCGGCCGAACCGATATCTATTCCGCTTCGGTGGGCGTGTCCGCGTGGGAGATCGATCTGTTCGGACGAGTGAGGAACCTCACAAAAGCCGCGCAGGAGCAATATTTCGCATCCATCGAAAACCGTAACGCCGCGCAGACGGCGCTGATCGCGGAAGTGGCGTCGACATGGATGACCATGGCGACCGATCAGGAACGATTGCGGATCGCCCGCGATCTGGAATCGGCATTCGGCAAGACGCTTGAGCTGACGAAATCTCGTTTTGCAAAGGGCATCGCGTCGGAACTGGAAGTACGACAGGCGCAGACCAGTTATGATCAGGCGCGATCCGACATAGCGCAGGCGACAACGCTGGTGGCGCAGGATCAAAACGCCCTTAATCTTCTGGCTGGCACGACGATCGGTGCGGAGGATTTGCCGGAGGCGATGCCACAAGGCGACGTGGTGCTGGGCAACCTGCCCGACAATTTGCCATCTTCACTTTTGCTGAAACGGCCCGATATCGCGGCGGCGGAACATCAGTTGCGCGGCGCCAATGCGAATATCGGCGCGGCGAGAGCGGCCTTTTTCCCCAATATCTCTCTTACCGCGGCGTTCGGGACGATGAGCCTGGGGCTATCCAACCTGTTCAAGTCCGGCAGCGACTATTGGTCGGTTGCGCCGTCGGCAAGCGTGCCCATTTTCGATTTTGGCCGGAATCAGGGTAATTTGCGATATGCGCGGGCCACCTATGACGCGATGCTCGCCACATATGAAAAGAGCGTGCAGACAGGCTTCCGTGAAGTAGCCGATGCTTTAGCCCGGCGTGGCACCATGACGGATCAACTGGCTGCCCAGACATCGCTCAGAGATTCTGCTCGTGTTGCCTACACATTGTCGGAGGCGCGATTCCGGGCAGGAATCGACAGCTTTTTGACAACGCTGGATTCCCAGCGCGCGCTCTATGCCGCGGAACAAAGCCTGTTGGCCACCCGATTGGCGCGGACGGCCAATATGATTGAGCTTTACCGGGCCATGGGCGGAGGTTTGAAGTAG